Part of the Paludisphaera borealis genome, CGCAGACCGCGTGGATCTCGTCGACGATGACGTGCGAGACGTTCCGAAGCACCTCGCGCGCCCGGCACGTGAGCATCAGGTGAAGCGATTCGGGCGTGGTGATGAGGATCTCGGGAGGTTTGCGCGCGATCCGCGCCCGCTCGGCCGCCGGAGTGTCGCCGCTGCGGACCGCCACCGAGAGCGGGCGCAAGGGCTCGTCCACCTCCTCGGACTCGGCGAGGATGCCGTCGAGCGGCGTCCGGAGGTTGCGACGGACGTCCTCGTTGAGCGCCTTGAGCGGCGAGATGTAGAGGATCTGCACGCCGGCGGTGCGGTGAGGCGAACGCCAGAGCAAGTCGAGACCCGCGAGGAAGGCCGCGAGCGTCTTGCCCGACCCCGTCGGAGCGACGATCAGCGTGTTCTCACCCGCCTCGATCGCCGGCCACCCAAGCTGCTGCGGAAGCGTCGGCGCGCCCAGCCGAGAGCGGAACCAGCTTGCGACCGGAGGTAAGAAGAGGTCGAGCGCGTCAACTCCCGGCACGTCGGACGACCGGACGTTCTTCCCCCCGGTTGTACGACCCTTCGGCATCGTGCGAGGTTCCGTATTTCCTCGTGATCGCCCCTGCCGGCCCGCCGCCTTTTCCGCCGACGATGTGGCCGTCGGTGGGATTTACTCGCGAGCGCTTCGAGCTTGTAGGAGACGGAGTCGTCCGCCATCGTCGATTGTCGATGCGCGCCCGCGAAAGAGCAAGGCCGAGTTGTACGGAAGTTCACGCCGCCAACGAATGAGGCCCCCCGCTACAACTCAGGAGTTGAGGAACACGGCGATGGCGAGGATGGCGACGAGGCCGACGGCCAGCGCGATGAGCGAAAAGTGGATTAGCCAGCGCGAGTCGCCGGCGGGCGTCGGGGCGAGTGCCTGGCGCGGCAGGAGCTTGAGCTTCGCGGCGAGCGGGGGCGGGGGAGACCGGTGGAGCGGGGCCGCCGAGGGCTCGGCGTCGCCCAGGTCGCGGAGCGAGAGCAAGCTGGGGCCGGAGTCGGAATCGGGGCCGAGAAGCCGGAGGTCGTCCTCGGCGAGGATCGGCGGCGGAGGATGGAACGAGTGGGCCGAGTCCGCGTCGGCGCCGAGGATCGCCCGGACGCGCTGGGGGTCGGTCCAGGGCACGAGGTCGCCTTGCAGCTCGGTGCAATTCGCGTAGCGCTCCGCCGGGTTCTTGGCCATCAGCTTGCGGATGATCGCTCCGAACGCGGCGGGGACGCCGCGGGCGACGCGCTCGATCGGCTCGGGGTCTTCCATCCGCTGCTTGTAGATCTTGTTGATGGCGTCGCCGCCTTCGAACGGCGGCTTGCCGGCGAGCACGAAATAGAGCGTGCAGCCGACGCTGTAGAGGTCGCTGCGGACGTCGGCGCGCGAGGCGTCGCTGAGCTGCTCGGGGCTGGCGTAGTCGAGCGTGCCGAGCACGGCGTTGGCGCGGGTCAGACCCCCTTCCTCGCCAAGCGCCTTGGCCAGGCCGAGGTCGAGCACCTTGGCGTCGCCGTCGGGCG contains:
- a CDS encoding serine/threonine-protein kinase — encoded protein: MIGLDDFLACVDRSGLVSREDLNPFRARTVPTSPSDSDLAPRVARQLVQQGLLTQYQARKLLAGATRGFFLGGYRILRPLGEGGMGKVYLAAHEGDDQKVAIKVLPPKRAQEEANSLHRFRREMELSMRCNHPNVARTLSVGNDGDVYFMVLEYIPGMSLFDMVKSEQYGPLRVATAARLFLKVLSGLGAAHRAGLIHRDIKPSNIMITPDGDAKVLDLGLAKALGEEGGLTRANAVLGTLDYASPEQLSDASRADVRSDLYSVGCTLYFVLAGKPPFEGGDAINKIYKQRMEDPEPIERVARGVPAAFGAIIRKLMAKNPAERYANCTELQGDLVPWTDPQRVRAILGADADSAHSFHPPPPILAEDDLRLLGPDSDSGPSLLSLRDLGDAEPSAAPLHRSPPPPLAAKLKLLPRQALAPTPAGDSRWLIHFSLIALAVGLVAILAIAVFLNS